One Romeriopsis navalis LEGE 11480 genomic region harbors:
- the mtnA gene encoding S-methyl-5-thioribose-1-phosphate isomerase — protein sequence MSATREMYPVQWQTDRVILIDQTKIPGEFGTVEILTSQDMAIAIKTMIVRGAPAIGVAAAFGLCLGAQEIQTVDRQEFLVQLEAIAVTLRATRPTAVNLFWAIDRMMQAAQSAPGDVANLRTILQQTAQQISDDDLATCKAIGDHGVTVLPSSPQKLRLLTHCNAGGLATAGYGTALGVVRSAWRDGRLERVYADETRPRLQGAKLTAWECVQEQIPVTVIADSMAAHCMQQGMIDAVVVGADRIAANGDAANKIGTYSVALVAKAHNIPFFVAAPLSTIDFKIKSGREIPIEERDPAEIFNIGHVRICPEGAEFYNPAFDVTPASLIAGIITEFGVFPPDQIEAELAHRAEGGKR from the coding sequence ATGTCTGCAACCCGTGAGATGTATCCTGTCCAATGGCAAACCGATCGAGTCATTTTGATTGACCAAACGAAAATTCCGGGGGAGTTTGGCACGGTTGAAATTCTGACGAGTCAGGATATGGCGATCGCGATTAAAACCATGATTGTGCGGGGAGCGCCGGCGATTGGCGTGGCAGCAGCGTTTGGATTATGTTTGGGAGCGCAGGAAATCCAGACCGTCGATCGGCAAGAATTTTTGGTGCAACTTGAAGCCATTGCGGTGACATTGCGGGCGACACGACCCACCGCAGTGAATCTGTTTTGGGCGATTGATCGAATGATGCAAGCGGCGCAGTCAGCGCCGGGTGATGTTGCCAATCTGCGGACGATATTGCAACAAACGGCTCAGCAAATTAGCGACGATGATCTTGCTACGTGTAAAGCCATCGGTGATCATGGTGTGACCGTTTTGCCGTCAAGTCCGCAGAAGTTGCGTTTATTGACGCACTGTAATGCGGGTGGACTCGCCACGGCTGGTTATGGAACGGCGTTGGGTGTTGTGCGATCGGCATGGCGGGATGGGCGTTTAGAGCGGGTGTATGCCGATGAGACCCGGCCACGTTTGCAGGGGGCCAAACTAACCGCTTGGGAATGTGTGCAGGAGCAGATTCCGGTGACGGTGATCGCGGATAGTATGGCGGCTCACTGTATGCAGCAAGGCATGATTGATGCCGTGGTGGTGGGGGCCGATCGCATTGCGGCGAACGGCGATGCGGCGAATAAGATTGGCACCTATAGTGTGGCGCTGGTTGCCAAGGCGCATAATATTCCGTTTTTTGTGGCCGCACCGCTATCAACGATTGACTTCAAGATTAAGTCAGGTCGCGAAATCCCGATCGAAGAACGTGATCCCGCCGAAATCTTTAACATTGGCCATGTCCGGATCTGTCCAGAGGGGGCGGAGTTCTATAATCCTGCTTTTGATGTGACCCCAGCCTCCCTAATCGCGGGGATTATCACCGAATTTGGCGTATTTCCGCCCGATCAAATTGAAGCAGAATTAGCCCATCGAGCCGAGGGCGGCAAGCGATAA
- a CDS encoding carbohydrate kinase family protein, whose amino-acid sequence MPHPQVLCLGEILYDRIADHVASSIQHVSSWTNYVGGAPANVACALSKLGTESGFIGAIGNDPIGQALVTQLSAEGVNPTGIQRIATHPTRTVLVLRSTSGERTFAAFGDQRATTDFADTQLEAAHLPQSRFKTAKFLVLGSLAMATPKSHDANLQAIKIAHQSGNQVFLDVNWRPVFWPQPAQAKSTIAKLIQQVDWLKLSIEESKWLLGHHNPHQIIQQFPQLQGVFITLGPDGCDYWLRGHHGKAPALAVIVQDTTGAGDGFVAGLLHQLCRTESVSSITAQAANTIVTYACAVGSLTTTQLGAINAQPTAAQVQQLLNQTER is encoded by the coding sequence GTGCCACATCCTCAAGTTTTATGTCTCGGCGAAATTTTATACGATCGCATTGCGGATCATGTTGCATCCTCCATTCAACACGTCAGCAGTTGGACGAATTATGTCGGCGGGGCACCGGCCAACGTTGCCTGTGCGCTCAGCAAACTCGGCACCGAGAGCGGCTTTATTGGGGCGATCGGCAACGATCCCATCGGTCAAGCCTTAGTCACACAGTTAAGCGCCGAAGGGGTAAATCCGACTGGCATTCAACGCATTGCGACGCATCCGACACGGACGGTACTGGTTCTGCGATCGACCAGCGGTGAGCGCACATTTGCGGCCTTTGGTGATCAGCGGGCAACAACCGATTTTGCCGACACACAACTCGAAGCAGCACATCTGCCCCAATCACGCTTCAAAACCGCCAAGTTTTTGGTCCTGGGCAGTTTAGCCATGGCGACCCCAAAAAGCCATGATGCCAATTTACAAGCCATCAAAATCGCCCACCAATCAGGCAATCAAGTCTTTTTAGACGTTAACTGGCGGCCCGTCTTTTGGCCCCAACCAGCGCAAGCCAAGTCAACCATTGCCAAACTGATTCAACAAGTGGATTGGCTGAAGCTCTCGATCGAAGAAAGCAAGTGGTTATTGGGACACCACAATCCGCACCAAATCATCCAGCAGTTCCCTCAGCTTCAAGGTGTATTTATTACCTTAGGCCCCGATGGTTGTGATTATTGGCTGCGTGGGCATCACGGCAAGGCACCCGCCCTCGCAGTTATCGTCCAAGACACCACCGGCGCTGGCGATGGATTTGTCGCCGGGCTACTTCATCAACTCTGCCGCACCGAATCCGTATCATCAATCACCGCACAAGCCGCCAACACGATCGTCACCTATGCCTGTGCCGTCGGTTCACTAACCACGACCCAACTCGGAGCAATTAACGCCCAACCCACCGCCGCTCAAGTCCAACAGTTGCTCAATCAAACGGAGCGCTAA
- a CDS encoding HAD family hydrolase, with amino-acid sequence MSLKAVLFDFNGVIINDESLHEQLLEQLLLEENLRMGPTDFQTYCIGRSDRACIRDLLAQKGRTLTEAELDKLIQRKARAYEQMLSQMDRLPIYPDLEDFIFKLRRTPVKLAVVSGALHSEIEAVLSRINLLNVFDVIVAGDDITTSKPEPDGYLLAVQRLQTKFPDADIRAESCLAIEDTFAGIAASKRANIPVVGIAHSYPFHMMQRVANWAVDYFTDLEFDRLGLATPPPEQPA; translated from the coding sequence ATGAGTCTCAAGGCTGTTCTATTCGATTTCAATGGCGTGATTATCAATGATGAATCGCTCCATGAGCAGCTTCTAGAACAGCTCTTACTAGAAGAAAACCTTCGCATGGGACCAACCGACTTCCAGACCTACTGTATCGGTCGCAGCGATCGGGCCTGTATTCGCGATTTGCTGGCGCAAAAGGGGCGCACACTCACGGAAGCCGAACTCGACAAATTAATTCAGCGGAAAGCCCGAGCCTACGAACAGATGTTGAGTCAGATGGATCGGCTGCCAATTTACCCTGATTTAGAAGACTTCATTTTTAAGCTCCGCCGCACGCCAGTCAAATTAGCCGTTGTCAGCGGGGCCCTCCATAGCGAAATTGAAGCCGTGCTGAGCCGCATTAATCTGCTCAATGTATTCGACGTTATCGTCGCCGGTGACGACATCACCACCAGCAAACCGGAACCCGATGGCTACTTACTAGCGGTCCAGCGGTTGCAAACAAAATTTCCCGATGCGGATATCCGGGCCGAAAGTTGTCTAGCAATCGAAGATACGTTTGCTGGGATCGCCGCTTCTAAACGTGCCAACATTCCCGTCGTCGGAATCGCCCACAGCTATCCATTCCATATGATGCAGCGGGTCGCAAATTGGGCGGTCGATTATTTCACCGATCTCGAATTCGATCGCCTCGGCCTGGCCACACCGCCGCCTGAACAGCCCGCTTAA